A genomic segment from Plasmodium coatneyi strain Hackeri chromosome 1, complete sequence encodes:
- a CDS encoding KIR protein has protein sequence MAPGSASTRPLTKADLRNLPSRLAYDNFNNNWNTWCKDTYVGKIRNSVKTTLQKHPNTDKCLDKVLGAWYYVNKVMFSGSPYHKDRCEYFYYWLGDLISDKLVTGSSFSTFLSDVYNALEKLGVDHKCKKIDEFIAKSTFTQMRKMYEYYRDYQTIQEQLQRSGNKCDKDYDQHLKDILKAYNGAQSKCTAVGATYSKWCSGFEDMFTEQKYKNLLDQKRTVDEDYHCLDQLPSESAYSALNNVKEHCNNGSVLEKEATKTSMKHSLNSYQGTPDYADIIIDGWCYANGEGKSKLPTDDLCDFLYYWTGDLLPGTPKSVQLFAGIMSAIYGNLGEFKIDGKCTDMYDKISTDIFNKMKTVFDYSKDYGTIKKFVQYTQAGGPSCTDVYYLYLDRVATAYQYMKTHCPDGIGSNEQWCKNFKSIAEERTYNQLLQLKCSLKHTSDCPRNATVAGAISGALASVGLPTIVAFFLHKYNLLPSWFGKHFKGGRKNIRGRERRSNPRNVDMFTDDSSTETSTYVSTVDSSSNLTENSSIYNGERRRPPTGRNNNDGRRQQQQTAGGGQRGQSHRNIGYGRM, from the exons ATGGCACCAGGATCGGCGTCAACAAGACCACTAACG AAAGCGGATTTGCGCAACTTACCATCAAGATTAGCATATGACAATTTTAACAATAATTGGAATACATGGTGTAAGGACACATATGtgggaaaaataaggaacaGCGTGAAAACTACATTACAGAAGCATCCAAATACAGATAAATGTTTGGATAAGGTTCTAGGTGCCTGGTACTATGTGAACAAAGTAATGTTCTCCGGTAGTCCATACCATAAGGACCGTTGTGagtatttttattattggctagGAGATCTAATATCGGACAAATTGGTAACAGGCTCTTCATTTTCAACCTTCCTGAGTGATGTTTACAATGCATTGGAAAAATTAGGTGTTGATCACAAGTGCAAAAAGATAGATGAATTTATTGCCAAGAGCACTTTCAcccaaatgagaaaaatgtatgaatacTATAGGGACTACCAGACTATACAGGAACAGTTACAGAGAAGTGGAAACAAATGTGATAAGGACTATGACCAACACCTGAAAGATATTCTTAAAGCATATAATGGGGCGCAAAGTAAATGTACTGCAGTAGGAGCAACTTATAGTAAATGGTGTAGTGGCTTCGAAGACATGTTCACAgagcaaaaatataagaaccTGCTCGATCAGAAACGTACTGTA GACGAGGACTACCATTGTTTGGATCAATTACCTTCGGAATCAGCATATAGCGCACTTAATAATGTCAAAGAACACTGTAATAATGGTTCTGTGCTGGAAAAAGAGGCAACAAAGACTTCTATGAAGCACTCACTGAATAGTTACCAGGGCACCCCGGATTATGCGGATATAATTATAGACGGTTGGTGTTACgcaaatggggaagggaagagtaAGTTGCCCACTGATGACCTCTGCgattttctatattattggacGGGGGACTTGTTACCTGGAACACCCAAGAGTGTTCAGCTCTTTGCAGGAATTATGAGTGCAATCTACGGGAACCTAGGGGAGTTCAAAATTGATGGTAAGTGCACTGATATGTATGATAAGATTAGCAcagatatttttaataagatGAAAACAGTATTTGATTATTCCAAGGACTACGGAACTATAAAGAAGTTTGTACAATATACCCAGGCCGGGGGACCTTCCTGTACTGATGTATACTACCTTTACCTGGATAGGGTTGCTACCGCGTATCAATATATGAAAACACACTGTCCAGATGGAATTGGGAGCAATGAACAGTGGTGTAAAAACTTTAAGAGCATAGCCGAAGAACGTACTTATAACCAATTGCTAcaattaaaatgttctttaAAACATACATCAGATTGTCCAAGAAACGCCACCGTCGCCGGTGCCATATCTGGTGCATTAGCTtcagtaggattaccaacaattgtcgctttcttccttcataag tataatcttctaccctcctggtttggtaaacattttaaaggaggaaggaagaacataagaggaagggaaagaagatcGAATCCCCGCAACGTGGACATGTTTACGGACGACAGCTCTACAGAAACATCTACATATGTTTCGACTGTAGATTCGTCATCAAATTTAACAGAAAATTCTAGCATATATAATGGCGAACGGCGACGACCACcaacaggaagaaataataatgatggAAGGAGACAGCAACAACAGACGGCCGGAGGGGGGCAAAGGGGACAGAGTCACCGAAATATAGGCTACGGTCGCATGTAA
- a CDS encoding SICA antigen, with product MCVYIYCFKFQEGIWNDLEKQFEKLMERLSGDTPEISALCSEIDNTKGIWNTVKKEMCKALIKIKFFMSGIKGNKIVGGRAKVEHLGEVESYFRCIVGSMTMVNLYKRHCKLNEVAEYIVKPMEAAQGMWKELTEHEKCRTLPFSGMKIGKEFIGNKVNEWLEKRKSGTQMYTTIMGNTGCQGGQQGRNMQGVVQLLGRKDETELQDFNDDSKNLPEGKLEEVLTKMDEVNRKRKKPSDCLKESGGKYEEEEELRITEWFTAFSNNPTEDDAINWIEFEAARALCERSDNEYKYDADKYKGFCEVMVRNIMLVTNIENQYKAKQTKCKNTVKDIPLCDLLKVWMSYMDNFCAPRSVMKYAFEAVENIKGTFVGGSEYTECKYESFNNLYRDGEDMLPKLWETMKNSVLSNELGRVQKKKWCDESTRNYTKGLINNASHTRNDKSVDDGILNSNPELQKLKSTIVQIENKVKKEEEEDRKVLQDALQKAIQESKPQTPPPVSQQGDDCTKETVLCNRVDCVTKKWGVNNGQTVTWENMKVDINTEATKMFNKISTKSKGIPGYCSSTDQNSRRVTDSEKKACKYITSGLQYIYEVQEEDGDETRKKDNRHFKQIMLCLVLNAYADKLIQEVKSPCKAGEDTIEQAFEEGNKNINSRCKDGPDKCVKCERVKDFKNCNVGGTDVKEKLKTILNENNPQITQTLTTLNDINKNLCDRAQCKEIWEDEDMGNILQELSVAIIKGNGADSGICEKIEDGNSTPLGANKTACKYITTGLRHIYSIKVEGSDIDASKKNNQQFRQTMACLALNVFANEILKEKNCVNVDKIKKAFADGGSPYKELCNSDDNCEKCEWDDCTKFKIGTKNQRDRIKGELEKNKDITQALNAITNICQPDVKPAAAKPAATKPATTKPGTTDNSTSQSVPGRSEEPPVAPTASSIPVEPEPKKESNEDGTACNTSNSEFGVKISCGKASGPGLDDPVIPAGTRVTVEDPPGQPPAAKAGSGSQVPTETKEIDAKTKKVVPPSPVVDSAGDGPPAVPGGVPGGPAGTQSAEVLDECQKGDVHSKKEDFFEIMVQEFMGRESIKGQTVPEEDVPKEEDSKECVPKEQIPGLGKEEFVLEESVPVEDVPREQVPSSDSGFRM from the exons atgtgtgtgtacatttactGTTTCAAATTTCAGGAAGGAATATGGAATGATCTAGAGAAGCAGTTCGAGAAGTTAATGGAGCGCTTAAGTGGGGATACTCCTGAAATATCAGCTCTGTGTAGTGAAATAGACAACACCAAAGGTATATGGAACACCGTTAAAAAGGAGATGTGTAAAGCTctcataaaaataaaattcttcaTGAGTggaattaaaggaaataaaatagtGGGGGGGAGGGCGAAAGTAGAACACTTGGGAGAAGTAGAATCTTATTTCAGGTGTATAGTTGGAAGTATGACTATGGTAAATTTATATAAGCGACACTGTAAGTTGAATGAAGTTGCAGAGTACATAGTGAAGCCGATGGAAGCAGCTCAAGGGATGTGGAAAGAATTAACAGAACATGAGAAATGCAGAACACTACCATTCAGTGGGATGAAAATAGGGAAAGAATTTATAGGAAATAAAGTAAATGAATGGttagaaaagaggaaaagtggCACTCAAATGTATACAACTATAATGGGGAATACAGGGTGTCAGGGAGGACAGCAGGGTAGGAACATGCAAGGTGTCGTCCAATTattaggaaggaaggatgaaacTGAACTACAGGATTTTAATGATGATAGTAAGAATTTGCCAGAAGGAAAGTTGGAAGAAGtgttaacaaaaatggatgaagtaaataggaagaggaaaaaaccGAGCGACTGCTTAAAGGAAAGCggtggaaaatatgaagaggaagaggaat TGCGCATAACAGAATGGTTCACGGCGTTCTCCAATAACCCAACGGAAGATGATGCTATTAATTGGATCGAATTCGAAGCCGCAAGGGCACTGTGCGAGAGAAGTGACAATGAATACAAGTATGATGCAGATAAGTATAAAGGTTTCTGTGAAGTCATGGTAAGGAATATAATGTTAGTAACAAATATTGAAAATCAGTACAAAGCAAAACAGACAAAATGTAAGAACACTGTGAAGGATATTCCTCTCTGTGACTTACTGAAGGTGTGGATGTCTTATATGGATAATTTCTGCGCTCCAAGGAGTGTGATGAAGTATGCCTTTGAAGCTGTAGAGAATATAAAAGGAACGTTTGTAGGGGGCTCGGAATATACAGAATGTAAATATGAAAGTTTCAATAATCTTTACAGGGATGGGGAGGATATGCTGCCAAAATTGTGGGAAACAATGAAGAACAGTGTTCTCAGTAATGAACTAGGAagagtacaaaaaaaaaaatggtgcgACGAAAGTACAAGGAATTATACTAAGGGGTTAATAAATAATGCATCCCATACACGCAATGATAAGAGTGTTGATGATGGAATATTGAACAGTAATCCGGAACTACAGAAATTAAAGAGTACTATTGTACAAATTGAGAACAAAgtgaagaaagaggaagaggaagatcgGAAGGTCCTGCAGGACGCCCTGCAGAAAGCCATACAGGAAAGTAAACCACAAACACCACCACCAGTTAGTCAACAAG GTGATGACTGCACCAAGGAAACTGTCTTATGTAATCGCGTAGACTGCGTAACAAAGAAATGGGGTGTAAACAATGGTCAGACGGTAACCTGG GAAAACATGAAGGTGGACATTAACACGGAGGCcacaaaaatgtttaataaaatatcTACAAAAAGCAAAGGTATTCCAGGTTACTGTAGTAGTACAGATCAAAATAGTAGAAGAGTCACTGACTCAGAGAAAAAAGCATGTAAGTACATCACTTCAGGATTACAGTACATATACGAAGTTCAAGAGGAAGATGGAGATGAAACGCGCAAGAAAGACAACAGGCATTTTAAGCAAATTATGTTATGCTTAGTTCTAAACGCCTATGCGGACAAATTAATACAGGAGGTTAAATCTCCCTGTAAGGCCGGGGAAGATACAATAGAGCAAGCatttgaggaaggaaataaaaacataaattCCAGGTGTAAGGATGGACCCGATAAATGTGTTAAGTGTGAAAGGGTTAAAGACTTTAAGAATTGTAATGTGGGTGGAACagatgtgaaggaaaagttgaAGACAATACTGAACGAGAATAATCCGCAAATAACGCAAACTCTAACTACTCTAAATGATATAAATAAGAACTTATGTGATCGTGCACAATGT AAAGAAATTTGGGAAGATGAGGACATGGGGAATATACTGCAGGAACTGTCTGTAGCTATAATTAAAGGAAATGGAGCTGACTCCGgtatatgtgaaaaaattgaggaTGGAAATAGTACACCTTTAGGAGCAAATAAAACGGCTTGCAAATACATTACTACAGGATTAAGGCATATTTATAGCATTAAGGTGGAAGGCAGTGATATCGACGCGAGCAAAAAGAATAACCAACAATTTAGGCAAACTATGGCCTGCCTAGCATTAAATGTATTCGCAAATGAAAtactgaaggaaaagaactgTGTCAATgtagacaaaataaaaaaagcttTTGCGGATGGAGGAAGTCCTTATAAGGAATTGTGCAACAGTGATGAtaattgtgaaaaatgtgagtGGGACGATTGTACAAAGTTTAAAATTGGAACCAAAAACCAACGGGATAgaataaaaggggaactcgaaaagaataaagacaTAACGCAAGCTCTAAATGCCATAACTAACATATGTCAACCTGACGTTAAACCTGCTGCTGCCAAACCAGCCGCAACAAAACCAGCAACTACGAAACCCGGAACTACTGACAATTCAACTTCCCAAAGTGTACCAGGTAGGTCTGAGGAACCTCCCGTTGCACCAACAGCATCATCAATTCCAGTGGAACCCGAACCTAAGAAGGAATCTAATGAGGACGGCACTGCCTGCAATACTTCCAATTCTGAGTTTGGTGTTAAAATTTCTTGTGGCAAAGCTTCCGGACCAGGTCTTGATGATCCCGTTATTCCTGCTGGTACCCGAGTAACAGTGGAGGACCCCCCTGGACAACCGCCAG CTGCAAAGGCAGGTTCCGGTTCACAGGTCCCAACAGAAACAAAGGAAATTGATGCTAAAACCAAGAAAGTTGTTCCACCGAGTCCGGTTGTGGACAGTGCTGGTGATGGCCCACCTGCAGTCCCTGGAGGTGTCCCTGGTGGTCCAGCTGGCACCCAAAGTGCCG aagtcttagacgaatgtcaaaagggggatgtGCAttcgaagaaggaagacttttttgaaattatggttcaagaatttatgggacgTGAGTCCATAAAAGGACAAACGGTTCctgaggaagatgttcctaaggaagaagattctaaggaatgtgttcctaaggaacag attccgggtttagggaaggaagagtttgTTCTTGAGGAAAGTGTTCCTgtggaagatgttcctagggagcaggttccaagttcagattccgggtttaggatgtag